One Pseudonocardia abyssalis DNA segment encodes these proteins:
- a CDS encoding ATP-binding protein has translation MSRAVDHDTALDAAAEYASGTPVDLEVCRSEPIHLLGATQSHGVLVAVDTALVVRVVSANSGPVLGREPDRLLERPITDLIGAGQTELLRRAVHDLAAGESSLLPMRLEHLGEPGPDAATDVDVTVSRSDGLVLCEFEPARREGPFAFSAFTGRIRRTLQTLQSSPTVVELADRAVEEIRRLTGYSRVVIYRFDGDGPGHVIAEDRHPDWESWLGLWFPAIDVPPQARRLYLRNWIRSIADVDDPSAALVPPTVPGTDRPLDLSGSVLRSLSPYHLDYLRNIGVAASMSISLIKDGSLWGLVACHHSRPLLLAPETRAACEFLGAALSLQLVAIERSEQERARADAHTTLTRIVTAIPAGPPAALLADDHGLLDLVPASGALVRLHGRIDGRGDLPDATVVADLLDRLPIGPPGSVWSTDRLSAAFPEFADLAGPTSGVLVLPLSGDGDLIAWFRPEILRTVEWAADPSRPAVIGSRGQRLSPRGSHSVWRETVRGRSRPWSATEVELATSLGRAVSELVLRHAAELGEANAELRRSNDDLDSFAYVVAHDLKEPLRGIANSADFALEDAPDLDAGTVRRLQTTRVLAGRMDELLTSLLHFSQVGRSQPGTATVDMTTLADQVIELVAERASAAGVRIRRSSALPVVSGERALLREVLTNLVVNAIKYAHDEPRWVDIGTAPVQPPHTRGSVDAVYVRDNGIGIAPHHHEDVFRLFRRLDPDRGSGMGAGLAIARKIVERHGGRLWVDSDLGHGATFWLTLPTTPPGRS, from the coding sequence ATGAGCCGGGCCGTCGACCACGACACGGCTCTCGACGCGGCGGCGGAGTACGCGTCGGGCACCCCGGTCGACCTCGAGGTATGCCGGTCCGAGCCGATCCATCTCCTGGGGGCCACGCAGTCCCACGGTGTGCTCGTCGCCGTGGACACGGCCCTGGTGGTGCGGGTGGTGAGTGCCAACTCGGGGCCGGTGCTGGGCCGGGAACCGGACCGGTTGCTGGAACGTCCGATCACCGACCTGATCGGCGCAGGCCAGACCGAGCTGCTCCGTCGCGCCGTCCACGACCTCGCAGCGGGTGAGTCCTCGCTGCTGCCGATGCGCCTGGAGCACCTCGGTGAGCCGGGACCTGACGCGGCGACGGACGTCGACGTGACGGTGAGTCGTAGCGACGGCCTGGTCCTCTGCGAGTTCGAACCGGCCCGACGGGAGGGACCGTTCGCGTTCTCCGCGTTCACCGGCCGCATCCGGCGAACGCTGCAGACCCTGCAGAGCTCCCCGACCGTGGTCGAACTCGCCGACCGGGCGGTGGAGGAGATCCGGCGACTGACCGGCTACAGCCGGGTCGTGATCTACCGCTTCGACGGTGACGGGCCCGGCCACGTGATCGCGGAGGACCGTCACCCGGACTGGGAGTCCTGGCTCGGCCTGTGGTTCCCGGCGATCGACGTGCCGCCCCAGGCCCGGAGGCTCTACCTGCGCAACTGGATCAGGTCGATCGCCGACGTCGACGACCCGTCCGCCGCGCTGGTGCCGCCCACCGTCCCGGGCACCGACCGGCCCCTCGATCTGTCGGGCTCGGTGCTGCGCAGCCTGTCCCCCTACCACCTCGACTACCTGCGCAACATCGGTGTCGCCGCATCGATGTCGATCTCCCTGATCAAAGACGGAAGCCTCTGGGGTCTGGTGGCCTGTCACCACTCACGGCCACTGCTCCTGGCCCCGGAGACGCGCGCCGCCTGCGAGTTCCTCGGCGCAGCGCTGTCGCTGCAGCTGGTGGCGATCGAGCGCAGCGAGCAGGAGAGGGCCCGGGCCGACGCGCACACCACCCTGACGCGCATCGTCACCGCCATCCCCGCCGGGCCGCCGGCCGCACTACTCGCCGACGACCACGGCCTCCTCGATCTCGTCCCCGCCTCCGGGGCGCTCGTCCGGCTCCACGGCCGGATCGACGGCCGCGGGGACCTGCCCGACGCCACGGTGGTCGCCGACCTCCTCGACCGGCTGCCGATCGGGCCGCCGGGGTCCGTCTGGAGCACCGACCGGCTGTCGGCGGCGTTCCCGGAGTTCGCCGATCTCGCCGGGCCGACGAGTGGGGTGCTGGTGCTCCCGCTCAGCGGTGACGGCGACCTGATCGCCTGGTTCCGGCCGGAGATCCTGCGCACGGTCGAGTGGGCGGCCGATCCGTCGCGTCCTGCAGTGATCGGCTCGCGCGGCCAGCGGCTGAGCCCACGCGGCTCGCACAGCGTCTGGCGCGAGACCGTCCGCGGCCGCTCACGGCCCTGGTCGGCCACCGAGGTGGAGCTGGCCACCAGTCTGGGACGGGCCGTGTCCGAGCTCGTCCTGCGGCATGCGGCCGAGCTCGGCGAGGCCAACGCCGAGCTCCGACGGAGCAACGACGATCTCGACTCGTTCGCCTACGTCGTCGCCCACGACCTGAAGGAGCCTCTGCGAGGAATCGCGAACTCGGCGGACTTCGCCCTCGAGGACGCCCCGGACCTCGACGCCGGCACCGTCCGCCGGCTGCAGACGACCCGCGTGCTCGCCGGGCGGATGGACGAGCTCCTCACCTCGCTGCTGCACTTCTCGCAGGTCGGCCGCAGCCAACCCGGCACCGCAACCGTGGACATGACCACCCTCGCCGACCAGGTCATCGAGCTGGTCGCCGAACGCGCGTCCGCGGCGGGCGTCCGGATCCGCAGATCCAGCGCGCTCCCGGTCGTCTCCGGCGAGCGGGCACTGCTGCGCGAGGTGCTCACGAATCTCGTCGTCAACGCCATCAAATACGCCCACGACGAACCCCGTTGGGTCGACATCGGTACTGCGCCCGTCCAGCCACCGCACACCCGGGGTTCGGTCGATGCCGTGTACGTGCGCGACAACGGCATCGGGATCGCACCCCACCACCACGAAGACGTGTTCCGGCTGTTCCGGCGGCTGGACCCGGACCGCGGCTCCGGCATGGGGGCCGGCCTCGCGATCGCCCGGAAGATCGTCGAGCGCCACGGCGGCCGGCTCTGGGTCGACTCCGACCTCGGGCACGGGGCCACCTTCTGGCTCACCCTTCCCACGACCCCGCCAGGTCGGAGCTGA
- a CDS encoding response regulator, which yields MTDLVLMIEDSAEDVEAVQRTMARSYPTTELEAIADGRRALDRLLDDTVGRPDVVLLDLNLPGVDGRSVLSEIRGRPELADLVVVVLTSSTDPRDVEQCYRAGANGYVFKPVDYAMFCAALCGALDYWLPHGGAVTA from the coding sequence ATGACTGATCTGGTCCTGATGATCGAGGACTCCGCCGAGGACGTCGAAGCCGTGCAGCGCACCATGGCCCGGTCGTACCCCACGACGGAGTTGGAGGCGATCGCCGACGGCCGTCGTGCGCTCGACCGGCTGCTCGATGACACCGTCGGCCGACCGGACGTCGTGCTGCTCGACCTGAACCTGCCCGGGGTCGACGGGCGCAGCGTGCTGAGCGAGATCCGGGGTCGGCCGGAGCTCGCCGACCTCGTGGTCGTGGTGCTGACGTCCTCCACCGATCCACGCGACGTCGAGCAGTGCTACCGGGCGGGGGCCAACGGCTACGTGTTCAAACCGGTCGACTACGCCATGTTCTGTGCCGCGCTGTGCGGTGCCCTCGACTACTGGCTCCCGCACGGCGGGGCCGTGACCGCATGA